From the Labrys wisconsinensis genome, the window CACGCCGCTCGCCAAGCGCGCCGTGCGGGCCGCCGCCGAGGCGCCCTTGGCGGAAGGACTGGCGATCGAGCACGCGCTGGTCGTCGACTCCTTCGCGACCGAAGACCGGACGGAAGGCCTGCGGGCCTTCGCCGAGAAGCGCGAGCCCGTGTTCAGGGGGCGGTGATCACCGCCATCGGAGGAACAGGTCCATGTGGGACTATATCATCGCCGGAGCGGGCTCGGCCGGATGCGTCCTGGCCAACCGCCTGTCGGAGGACCCCGACGTCAAGGTCCTGCTGCTGGAGGCCGGGAGCCGCGACCGCAATCCCATGATCCATATCCCGGGCGGCATCGGCAAGCTGTTCGGGCCGGGGGTGAACTGGCGCTTCCACACCGTGCCGCAGCGCCATCTCGACAACCGGCGGATCTGGTATCCGCAGGGCAAGACCCTCGGCGGCTCGAGCTCGATCAACGCGATGATCTATATCCGCGGCCAGCGGGAGGATTACGACCACTGGGCAGCGCTCGGCAATGACGGCTGGTCCTATGAGGAGGTGCTGCCCTATTTCCGCCGGTCGGAGGACAATGAGCGCCTCGTCGACCGCTACCACGGCCAGGGCGGCCCGCTCTGGGTGTCGGACCAGGTCTCGCCGCACGAGCTCTCGCGCGCCTTCGTGCGGGCCTGCCAGGCCTGGGGCCTGCCGTACAATCCGGACTTCAACGGCGCGAGCCAGCACGGCGCGGGCCTCTACCAGGTCACCTGCCGCCACGGCCGCCGCCGCTCCTCGGCCGTGTCCTACCTCAGGCCGGTCGAGACGCGTCCCAACCTGACGGTGTGGACCGGCGCACGCGCGCTACGCATCCTCCTCGAGCGCGGCCGGGCCGTCGGGCTCGACGTGGCGCGGGGCAGGGCGGTGGAGACGGTGCGGGCGGAGCGCGAGATCATCCTCAGCAGCGGCGCCATCAATTCGCCGAGGCTGCTGATGCTGTCGGGCATCGGCGACGCCGACGCCCTGAAGGCCCTCGGCATCGCGCCGGCGGTCGACCTCGCGGGCGTCGGCCGCAACCTGCAGGACCATCTGTGCACCAATGTCCACGTGACGCTGAAGCAGCCGATCAGCTATGACGGGCAGGATCGCTTCCCGCATGCGCTGCGGCACGGGCTGCAGTGGCTGCTCTACCGCAGCGGCCCCGCTGCCTCGGTGATCGTGGAGGGCGGGGGCTTCGCCGCCAGCGACGGCGGTCGCCGCCCCGACATGCAGATCCATATCGCGCCGGCCATGGTGGTGCGCGGCGGCCAGACCCGGCTCGGCGGCCACGGCTTCACGGTCAACACCACGTTCCTGCGGCCGAGGAGCCTCGGGACGGTCACCCTGGCCTCCGGCGATCCGGCGGACGAGCCGCTGATCGATCCGAACTACCATGCCCATCCCGACGACCGCGCCATGTCGCTGAAGTCGGTGCGCGCGGCGCGCGAGATCCTGTCCCAGGCCGATATCGCCCGCTATGTCAGCGTCGAGCGCCTGCCGGGCCCGGATGCCCGCAGCGACAGCGAGATCATGGCCTATGTCCGGCAATATGCCTGCTGCGACTACCACCCCGTCGGCACCTGCAAGATGGGCGTGGACGAGGCGGCCGTGGTCGACCCCGAGCTGCGCGTCCGGCATGTCGAGGGCCTGCGGGTGGCGGATTCCTCGATCATGCCGGTCCTGCTCAGCGGCAACACCAATGCGCCGACGATGATGATCGCCGAGAAGGCCGCCGACCTCATCCGCGGCATCCGCCCCGAGCCGGCGCCGCAGCGGGAAGGAGCGCTCGGCCATGCCTGATCCGCGACCGCTTGCGCCGGGCTGACGGAGCGCTGGGATCTGCTATCACCGCCGCGGCAAGGCCGAATCGCGGCCGGAGCCTTTGGACGAGGAGGCGTCGGCCGATGGCTCGACCGGTGACGATCTACGGCATCAAGACTTGCGACACGATGAAGAAGGCGCGGGCCTGGCTGGAGGCGCACGGCGTCGCCTACGCCTTCCACGACTACAAGGCCGAAGGCATCGACCGGGCCCGGCTCGAAGCCTGGGCCCGCTCGGTCGGCTGGGAGATCCTGCTCAACCGCTCCGGCACGACGTTCCGGGCGCTGCCGGAGGAGGCCAAGCGGGGGCTGGGAGAGGCGAAGGCGATCGCGCTCATGCTGGAGCAGCCCTCGATGATCAAGCGCCCGGTGCTCGATGCGGGCGGGACGCTGCTGGTCGGCTTCAAGCCGGAGATCTACGAGCAGGCGCTGGGCTAGTGTTGCGCTACCGACGCCTGGTTCCTTGCCATTATGTCGGCAGCACGACGCAAAGCATTGAACCAGCTCGTGTTCCGGGCTGTCGGTTCGGAATGAACCGTCAGAGTCGGAAGACTAGCTCCGCGCCGTCATCCACCCCGCCGCGGCATCGAGGATCTCCGCGAGCACCTCGGCATCCCTGCGGCCGGTGCGGGCGGGGACATGGAAGGAATGGTCGGCGTCCTCGAACAGGGCGAGATCGGCGGGATCACCGAGCGCCGCGACGACCGGCCGCAGCAGATCGAGCTCGGCCAGCGTGTCGTGGGTGCCCTGCAGGAACAGCATGGGCACGCCGACCTCCCGGAGATGCGCGGCGCGCTCGGTCGACGGCTTGCCGGCGGGGTGCAGCGGGAAGGCGAGGAAGACGAGGCCGCGCACATCGGGCAGCGGCGAAAGCGCCTGGGCCTGCGATGTCATGCGGGCGCCGAAGGAGCGGCCGCCGGCGAACAGCGGCAGGGCGCCGGCGCGCCGGCCGGCCTCGGCGACGGCGGCGCGCACCGCTTGCTGCGCCAGCGCCGGCGGATCGGGACGCTTGCCGCCCTGCTCCATATAGGGGAACTGGAAGCGCAGCGTGGCGATGCCGCGCGTCGCCAGGCCCTCGGCCGTCCCCACCATGCCCTTGTGCGTCATGCCCGCGCCGGCACCGTGCGCCAGGACGAGGGCGGCACGCGCGGCGGGCGGCGCGAGCCAGAGGGCGGACACGCTCCGTGTCCCGTCGATCGCGATGGTGAGCGGCTGTGCCTCGGTCATGCCGCCAGCATAGCGGCGAAGTCCGGTCGATGCAGCTGTGTCCGCCGTCGCGGGCGGCGATGCGGCCGGGTCACGACGGGCAGGCTTCGAGGGATGCGGCTTGTGCCTGCGGCGCGATGCCGATCTCGGCCAGGAGCTCGTAGGAGCGCAGCCGGGCCTGGTGGTCGTAGATCGCCGAGGCGACCATGATCTCGTCGGCCCGCGTCTCCTCGGCGAAGCGCGTCAGCCCCCGCCGCACCGTCTCGGGCGATCCGACGAAGGAGCAGCGCAGCATGTTGGAAGCCTGGATCCTCTCGGGCGGCGTCCAATAGGTCTCGATGTCGTCGATCGGCGGC encodes:
- a CDS encoding GMC family oxidoreductase, which produces MWDYIIAGAGSAGCVLANRLSEDPDVKVLLLEAGSRDRNPMIHIPGGIGKLFGPGVNWRFHTVPQRHLDNRRIWYPQGKTLGGSSSINAMIYIRGQREDYDHWAALGNDGWSYEEVLPYFRRSEDNERLVDRYHGQGGPLWVSDQVSPHELSRAFVRACQAWGLPYNPDFNGASQHGAGLYQVTCRHGRRRSSAVSYLRPVETRPNLTVWTGARALRILLERGRAVGLDVARGRAVETVRAEREIILSSGAINSPRLLMLSGIGDADALKALGIAPAVDLAGVGRNLQDHLCTNVHVTLKQPISYDGQDRFPHALRHGLQWLLYRSGPAASVIVEGGGFAASDGGRRPDMQIHIAPAMVVRGGQTRLGGHGFTVNTTFLRPRSLGTVTLASGDPADEPLIDPNYHAHPDDRAMSLKSVRAAREILSQADIARYVSVERLPGPDARSDSEIMAYVRQYACCDYHPVGTCKMGVDEAAVVDPELRVRHVEGLRVADSSIMPVLLSGNTNAPTMMIAEKAADLIRGIRPEPAPQREGALGHA
- a CDS encoding ArsC family reductase: MARPVTIYGIKTCDTMKKARAWLEAHGVAYAFHDYKAEGIDRARLEAWARSVGWEILLNRSGTTFRALPEEAKRGLGEAKAIALMLEQPSMIKRPVLDAGGTLLVGFKPEIYEQALG
- a CDS encoding alpha/beta hydrolase family protein — translated: MTEAQPLTIAIDGTRSVSALWLAPPAARAALVLAHGAGAGMTHKGMVGTAEGLATRGIATLRFQFPYMEQGGKRPDPPALAQQAVRAAVAEAGRRAGALPLFAGGRSFGARMTSQAQALSPLPDVRGLVFLAFPLHPAGKPSTERAAHLREVGVPMLFLQGTHDTLAELDLLRPVVAALGDPADLALFEDADHSFHVPARTGRRDAEVLAEILDAAAGWMTARS